A stretch of Ranitomeya variabilis isolate aRanVar5 chromosome 3, aRanVar5.hap1, whole genome shotgun sequence DNA encodes these proteins:
- the LOC143818374 gene encoding uncharacterized protein LOC143818374 isoform X1, giving the protein MGAKCAPAYANIFLGWWEEKFVYPLPSFAAHVHAWVRFIDDVFILWRGTKEECEEFIGNLNSNPFNIFLTHSLSTSETTFLDLKIFPHEGRLATDLFRKPTATNALLDFSSFHPWHTKARDLSDRFRERGYPRHIISKAYQRAKSQDQKSLLSSKGRCQETQTRFITDFNDSWKQVGDILSKHWQILRTDTQTSEVTSDRPLMTARRAPNLRDLLTRSHFTRPTVRLHRGIVLRGSFPCGDCNVCPHMIPTRNIFLHPTRNSRHPLKAYINCKSRDVIYALICPCRLVYVGQTSQELKKRVQKHISTIHLAASDSRKGKVLTPVAEHFLTHHRGSSGGLTVVGLQKLTPNERGGDKRKLLLQIESRWIFHLQSVTPLGLNEELLFTGFLGN; this is encoded by the exons atgggcgcgaaatgcgcaccagcctatgctaacatctttttaggctggtgggaagaGAAATTTGTCTATCCCTTACCCTCTTTCGCTGCCCACGTCCACGCCTGGGTACGCTTTATAGATGATGTCTTCATTCTTTGGAGGGGTACGAAAGAGGAATGTGAGGAATTTATTGGGAATTTGAATTCTAATCCCTTTAATATTTTTCTCACCCATTCCTTGTCTACCAGCGAAACCACCTTTCTGGATCTGAAGATCTTTCCTCACGAGGGCCGTTTGGCGACTGATTTATTTCGAAAGCCAACAGCAACTAATGCACTCTTGGACTTCTCTAGCTTCCATCCCTGGCACACCAAG GCCCGGGATCTCTCGGACCGGTTTCGTGAGAGGGGTTACCCGAGACATATTATCTCCAAGGCCTATCAGAGGGCGAAGAGCCAGGACCAGAAGTCACTTCTTTCCTCAAAGGGACGGTGTCAGGAGACACAGACAAGATTTATCACGGACTTTAACGATAGTTGGAAACAGGTGGGTGACATCTTATCAAAACATTGGCAGATCTTGAGAACAGATACACAGACAAGCGAGGTCACAAGTGACAGACCCCTTATGACGGCAAGACGAGCGCCAAACTTAAGAGATCTCCTTACCAGGAGTCATTTTACAAGACCAACAGTTAGATTGCATAGGGGGATTGTCCTCAGAGGATCATTTCCCTGTGGGGATTGCAATGTTTGTCCTCATATGATCCCGACTCGGAATATCTTTCTCCACCCTACACGCAATAGTAGACATCCTCTGAAGGCATACATCAATTGCAAATCTAGAGACGTTATATATGCTTTAATTTGTCCTTGTAGGTTAGTGTATGTCGGACAGACATCACAAGAATTGAAGAAACGAGTCCAAAAACACATCTCAACTATACATCTAGCGGCCTCTGACTCGAGGAAAGGTAAGGTCCTCACCCCGGTGGCCGAACATTTTCTAACCCACCATAGGGGTTCCTCAGGTGGCCTCACAGTAGTGGGTCTACAGAAACTGACACCGAATGAGAGAGGTGGGGACAAACGCAAACTTCTTCTACAAATTGAGTCTAGATGGATCTTCCATTTACAATCTGTAA
- the LOC143818374 gene encoding uncharacterized protein LOC143818374 isoform X2 yields MGAKCAPAYANIFLGWWEEKFVYPLPSFAAHVHAWVRFIDDVFILWRGTKEECEEFIGNLNSNPFNIFLTHSLSTSETTFLDLKIFPHEGRLATDLFRKPTATNALLDFSSFHPWHTKVGVPTGQFLRVRRNCTRDHDFSIQARDLSDRFRERGYPRHIISKAYQRAKSQDQKSLLSSKGRCQETQTRFITDFNDSWKQVGDILSKHWQILRTDTQTSEVTSDRPLMTARRAPNLRDLLTRSHFTRPTVRLHRGIVLRGSFPCGDCNVCPHMIPTRNIFLHPTRNSRHPLKAYINCKSRDVIYALICPCRLVYVGQTSQELKKRVQKHISTIHLAASDSRKDLPVDPFCWFLPISVVVWMPALLHMF; encoded by the coding sequence atgggcgcgaaatgcgcaccagcctatgctaacatctttttaggctggtgggaagaGAAATTTGTCTATCCCTTACCCTCTTTCGCTGCCCACGTCCACGCCTGGGTACGCTTTATAGATGATGTCTTCATTCTTTGGAGGGGTACGAAAGAGGAATGTGAGGAATTTATTGGGAATTTGAATTCTAATCCCTTTAATATTTTTCTCACCCATTCCTTGTCTACCAGCGAAACCACCTTTCTGGATCTGAAGATCTTTCCTCACGAGGGCCGTTTGGCGACTGATTTATTTCGAAAGCCAACAGCAACTAATGCACTCTTGGACTTCTCTAGCTTCCATCCCTGGCACACCAAGGTGGGTGTACCCACGGGACAGTTTTTGCGCGTTCGACGCAACTGCACCCGTGATCATGATTTCTCAATCCAGGCCCGGGATCTCTCGGACCGGTTTCGTGAGAGGGGTTACCCGAGACATATTATCTCCAAGGCCTATCAGAGGGCGAAGAGCCAGGACCAGAAGTCACTTCTTTCCTCAAAGGGACGGTGTCAGGAGACACAGACAAGATTTATCACGGACTTTAACGATAGTTGGAAACAGGTGGGTGACATCTTATCAAAACATTGGCAGATCTTGAGAACAGATACACAGACAAGCGAGGTCACAAGTGACAGACCCCTTATGACGGCAAGACGAGCGCCAAACTTAAGAGATCTCCTTACCAGGAGTCATTTTACAAGACCAACAGTTAGATTGCATAGGGGGATTGTCCTCAGAGGATCATTTCCCTGTGGGGATTGCAATGTTTGTCCTCATATGATCCCGACTCGGAATATCTTTCTCCACCCTACACGCAATAGTAGACATCCTCTGAAGGCATACATCAATTGCAAATCTAGAGACGTTATATATGCTTTAATTTGTCCTTGTAGGTTAGTGTATGTCGGACAGACATCACAAGAATTGAAGAAACGAGTCCAAAAACACATCTCAACTATACATCTAGCGGCCTCTGACTCGAGGAAAG